The sequence AACCTTGGGCTACCAAGCGCCACTTGATGTTCACAACCTGAAGGATGAGCAAATTGCTATCTCGATTGAAGGGCTGAATCTCTATTATAAAGAGAGCCAAGCACTTGATGATATCTCTATGCAGATCCCTAAAGGGCAGGTGACGGCTTTTATCGGCCCATCGGGTTGCGGTAAGTCGACATTGCTACGCTGCATTAATCGAATGAACGATTTAGTTGAAGGCTGTAAGGTTTCTGGGAAAGTGAAGCTTCATGGTAAGAACGTGTATCACCCTAAGGTTGATGTCGCGACTCTACGACGTCGTGTCGGCATGGTATTCCAACGCCCGAATCCTTTTCCTAAATCCATCTATGAAAATGTAGTTTATGGATTGAGACTGCAAGGCGTAAGCAATAGCCGAGATCTTGATGATGCGGTTGAGCGCTCTCTGCGCGCAGCTGCGTTATGGGATGAGGTTAAAGACCGACTGCATGAAAACGCATTTGGATTATCTGGTGGCCAACAGCAGCGCTTGGTGATTGCTCGTGCGGTCGCGATTGAACCTGAAGTGTTGTTGTTGGATGAGCCGACATCGGCACTCGATCCGATTTCGACACTGACGATTGAAGAGTTGATCAACGAACTGAAAACTCAATACACCGTTGTTATTGTTACTCATAACATGCAGCAGGCTGCTCGCGTGAGTGACCACACCGCTTTTATCCATATGGGTAAGTTGATCGAGTACTCAGATACCGATTCTATATTTACTTCGCCATTGAAAAATCAAACAGAAGACTACATTACAGGTAGATATGGCTAACGTCTAAGTTCGTGCCATCTAGAGCTAAGTCA is a genomic window of Vibrio sp. FE10 containing:
- the pstB gene encoding phosphate ABC transporter ATP-binding protein PstB, whose amino-acid sequence is MFSINETLGYQAPLDVHNLKDEQIAISIEGLNLYYKESQALDDISMQIPKGQVTAFIGPSGCGKSTLLRCINRMNDLVEGCKVSGKVKLHGKNVYHPKVDVATLRRRVGMVFQRPNPFPKSIYENVVYGLRLQGVSNSRDLDDAVERSLRAAALWDEVKDRLHENAFGLSGGQQQRLVIARAVAIEPEVLLLDEPTSALDPISTLTIEELINELKTQYTVVIVTHNMQQAARVSDHTAFIHMGKLIEYSDTDSIFTSPLKNQTEDYITGRYG